A single region of the Streptomyces sp. ITFR-16 genome encodes:
- a CDS encoding aminotransferase class V-fold PLP-dependent enzyme, translating into MHPVLPRTFPLATVAPADAVARQFRLIEATARHFEGPQLFATDAGVVPGLGRPATTARVESVLADFFGAEGAAFVQGAGTGAIRAALTAAVRPGDPLLIHRAPVYRTTEVTLRGLGVRTVEADFNDPDELREALESGRFRWAYVQHTRQRLADSYDPGGVLSACRAAGVRTLVDDNYAVMRTPAAGVELGADASCFSLFKLHGPEGVGIVVGARDLIEHIRRDNYSGGGQVQGHQALDALRALTHVPLMWSVQSQVGAEVAERLASGEVPGVAEVRLANAQDRCLLVRLDRPVARELPAVAARFGAAPYPVGSNSRYEITPLFYRMSSSALDDSPELADWTVRINPMRAGADLVIEILRRSLAALNDPKDH; encoded by the coding sequence ATGCACCCCGTACTCCCCCGGACGTTCCCGCTGGCAACCGTGGCCCCGGCCGACGCCGTCGCCCGGCAGTTCCGGCTCATCGAGGCCACCGCCCGCCACTTCGAGGGACCTCAGCTGTTCGCCACCGACGCCGGGGTCGTGCCCGGCCTCGGACGCCCCGCCACCACCGCCCGCGTCGAGTCCGTCCTCGCCGACTTCTTCGGTGCCGAAGGCGCCGCCTTCGTCCAGGGCGCGGGCACCGGCGCGATCCGGGCCGCCCTCACCGCCGCCGTCCGGCCGGGCGACCCCCTCCTCATCCACCGGGCGCCCGTCTACCGCACCACCGAGGTCACGCTGCGCGGCCTCGGGGTCCGGACCGTCGAGGCCGACTTCAACGATCCCGACGAGCTGCGCGAGGCCCTGGAATCCGGCCGGTTCCGCTGGGCCTACGTCCAGCACACCCGGCAGCGGCTCGCCGACTCGTACGACCCCGGCGGGGTCCTCTCCGCCTGCCGGGCCGCCGGCGTCCGCACCCTCGTCGACGACAACTACGCCGTGATGCGCACTCCGGCTGCCGGGGTCGAACTGGGCGCCGACGCCTCCTGCTTCTCCCTGTTCAAGCTGCACGGTCCGGAGGGCGTCGGCATCGTCGTCGGCGCCCGCGACCTGATCGAGCACATCCGCCGCGACAACTACTCCGGCGGAGGCCAGGTCCAGGGGCACCAGGCGCTCGACGCACTGCGCGCGCTCACCCACGTACCGCTCATGTGGTCCGTGCAGTCCCAGGTCGGCGCCGAGGTCGCCGAGCGGCTGGCCTCGGGCGAGGTGCCCGGGGTCGCCGAGGTCCGGCTCGCCAACGCGCAGGACCGGTGCCTGCTCGTCCGGCTCGACCGGCCCGTCGCCAGGGAACTGCCCGCCGTCGCCGCCCGCTTCGGCGCGGCTCCGTACCCCGTCGGTTCCAACTCCCGCTACGAGATCACGCCGCTCTTCTACCGGATGTCCAGCTCCGCCCTGGACGACTCCCCCGAACTGGCCGACTGGACCGTGC
- a CDS encoding phosphotriesterase, with protein MNSPAPALRTVLGDIAPDAVRGPALAHEHLVLDLDHRGDGGAVLAAGRHAAAVTAELAALREEYGLALVVELTCRGMGRDVRTLARISRDAQVAVVAATGWYYEPFHTSEIDRGSVGDLTATLVHEIDHGIGATGIRPGVLGEIGSHGDIPTPPESKVLRAAARAALATGLSVATHAQLGRGGLAQLELLTGEGLPPHRISLGHQDLLDDPAVHRELAASGAYVAFDTVGKDGYQSDDVRLRLLLALLEAGHADRALLSCDISRHGYLASEGGQGYGHLFGSFLPKARAAGVDDDLIDLLTRRNPLRFLSGANVEES; from the coding sequence ATGAACAGCCCCGCCCCCGCGCTGCGTACCGTCCTCGGAGACATTGCCCCCGACGCGGTACGCGGCCCCGCCCTGGCCCACGAACACCTCGTCCTCGACCTCGACCACCGGGGTGACGGCGGCGCCGTGCTCGCCGCCGGCCGGCACGCCGCCGCCGTCACCGCCGAACTGGCCGCACTCCGCGAGGAGTACGGACTGGCCCTCGTCGTCGAGCTGACCTGCCGCGGCATGGGCCGCGACGTGCGCACCCTGGCCCGGATCTCCCGGGACGCCCAGGTCGCCGTCGTCGCCGCGACCGGCTGGTACTACGAGCCGTTCCACACCTCCGAGATCGACCGCGGCAGCGTCGGGGACCTCACCGCCACCCTCGTCCACGAGATCGACCACGGCATCGGCGCGACGGGTATCCGCCCCGGCGTCCTCGGCGAGATCGGCAGCCACGGGGACATCCCGACGCCGCCGGAGAGCAAGGTGCTCCGCGCCGCGGCGCGGGCCGCGCTCGCCACCGGGCTCTCCGTCGCCACCCACGCCCAGCTCGGCCGCGGCGGCCTCGCCCAGCTGGAACTGCTCACCGGCGAGGGGCTGCCCCCGCACCGGATCTCGCTCGGCCATCAGGACCTGCTGGACGACCCGGCGGTGCACCGGGAGCTGGCCGCGAGCGGCGCGTACGTCGCGTTCGACACCGTCGGCAAGGACGGCTACCAGAGCGACGACGTCCGGCTGCGGCTCCTGCTCGCCCTCCTGGAGGCAGGACACGCCGACCGGGCCCTGCTCAGCTGCGACATCTCCCGCCACGGCTATCTCGCCTCCGAGGGGGGTCAGGGCTACGGCCACCTCTTCGGGAGCTTCCTGCCCAAGGCCCGTGCGGCAGGCGTGGACGACGACCTGATCGACCTGCTGACCCGCCGCAATCCGCTGCGCTTCCTCAGCGGCGCGAACGTGGAAGAGAGCTGA
- a CDS encoding YhfT family protein, with amino-acid sequence MSTTLAAGTSLDFSLAQQLTVIALCALTAYIAHMALAVFNDGVRPFLLDFIQGRTTRSATTAVSFGLSAGFIFGLGAPMALSTGVLNPWLLFLPTDILGMLSPKKWLAPILGGAWGAVVVFGLDGANNVAHDLPVDFITAMQQMSTPILFLFTLFPVLAITKQFGRKWGGVAGLLEFALVVMTMKLWPNMFAGALAMAVGVLMLIGLAVAKDLAQRKADRAAGVSEPVVEGDDPMASLFSASAARLRRYLPLFMVLGAGVCVLAQMHIFGGGEATSFLIAKGQYSEAAQVDFYRVFGFIPLIATTALASGAYGIAGFTLVYPIGYLMPNPFLAAIVGALVFAAEVLALSYIGKLLGRLPSVRDSSEHLRSAISETLQLAILFGSLMAANAMGGGLGILVVGGLYLLNEAMGRPVVRMAAAPAAVIVGGILLNLLYWMDLFTPIKG; translated from the coding sequence GTGAGTACGACACTCGCAGCCGGTACGAGCCTCGACTTCTCGCTGGCCCAGCAACTGACCGTCATCGCCCTCTGTGCGCTGACCGCGTACATCGCGCACATGGCGCTGGCCGTCTTCAACGACGGCGTACGCCCGTTCCTCCTGGACTTCATCCAGGGGCGCACCACGCGCAGCGCGACGACGGCGGTCTCGTTCGGCCTCTCGGCCGGGTTCATCTTCGGGCTCGGCGCCCCGATGGCCCTGTCCACCGGTGTGCTGAACCCTTGGCTCCTCTTCCTGCCCACCGACATCCTCGGCATGCTGTCGCCGAAGAAGTGGCTCGCGCCGATCCTCGGCGGCGCCTGGGGCGCGGTCGTCGTCTTCGGGCTCGACGGGGCCAACAACGTGGCCCATGACCTGCCGGTCGACTTCATCACCGCCATGCAGCAGATGTCGACCCCGATCCTCTTCCTCTTCACGCTGTTCCCGGTGCTGGCCATCACCAAGCAGTTCGGCCGCAAGTGGGGCGGCGTCGCGGGGCTGCTGGAGTTCGCGCTGGTCGTCATGACCATGAAGCTGTGGCCCAACATGTTCGCCGGCGCGCTGGCGATGGCCGTCGGTGTGCTGATGCTCATCGGTCTCGCCGTCGCCAAGGACCTCGCCCAGCGCAAGGCGGACAGGGCCGCGGGCGTGAGCGAACCCGTCGTCGAGGGCGACGACCCGATGGCCTCGCTCTTCAGCGCCAGTGCGGCCCGGCTGCGCAGGTACCTGCCCCTGTTCATGGTGCTGGGCGCCGGGGTCTGTGTGCTCGCCCAGATGCACATATTCGGCGGTGGCGAGGCGACCAGCTTCCTGATCGCGAAGGGGCAGTACTCCGAGGCGGCGCAGGTCGACTTCTACCGCGTCTTCGGTTTCATCCCGCTGATCGCGACCACCGCGCTGGCCTCCGGCGCGTACGGCATCGCGGGCTTCACCCTCGTGTACCCCATCGGCTACCTGATGCCGAACCCGTTCCTCGCCGCGATCGTCGGCGCCCTGGTCTTCGCGGCCGAGGTGCTGGCCCTGTCCTACATCGGCAAGCTCCTCGGGCGGCTGCCCAGCGTCCGCGACTCCTCCGAGCATCTGCGCAGCGCGATCAGCGAGACGCTCCAGCTGGCGATCCTCTTCGGCTCGCTGATGGCGGCCAACGCCATGGGCGGCGGCCTGGGCATCCTCGTCGTCGGCGGGCTCTACCTGCTGAACGAGGCGATGGGCCGGCCCGTCGTCCGGATGGCCGCGGCACCGGCCGCGGTGATCGTCGGCGGCATCCTCCTCAACCTCCTGTACTGGATGGACCTGTTCACACCGATCAAGGGATAG
- a CDS encoding DUF2620 domain-containing protein: MTKILAGGVGKTEVTHTIKQLGIEGLEVTASSDMDAAMKLRVAQADYYLGTCHTGAGASLGVLVGLMGSAVCHTFGRSVPTEEQITALLDEGKKVFGFSMDQIDTIAPLMARAIAARG, translated from the coding sequence ATGACGAAGATCCTCGCCGGCGGCGTCGGCAAAACCGAGGTCACCCACACCATCAAGCAGCTCGGCATCGAGGGCCTGGAGGTCACCGCCTCCAGCGACATGGACGCCGCGATGAAGCTGCGCGTCGCCCAGGCCGACTACTACCTGGGCACCTGCCACACGGGCGCCGGTGCCTCGCTCGGCGTCCTCGTCGGCCTGATGGGCAGCGCCGTCTGCCACACCTTCGGCCGCAGTGTCCCCACCGAGGAGCAGATCACCGCCCTGCTGGACGAGGGCAAGAAGGTCTTCGGCTTCTCGATGGACCAGATCGACACCATCGCCCCCCTCATGGCGCGCGCCATCGCCGCCCGCGGCTGA
- a CDS encoding PRD domain-containing protein: MDDQLALRIQLFREGGQIKPEVADFVTAELAALEAEGNTVTEATAGMLTSHLMMALTRLLNGEAIEQFLTDDQVAAELAGHPEAVSRARTVAERAQRELGAALPESEVNFLSMHLAVLAQQTPAAPSS, from the coding sequence ATGGACGACCAGCTGGCCCTGCGGATTCAGCTCTTCCGCGAAGGAGGGCAGATCAAGCCCGAGGTGGCCGACTTCGTCACGGCCGAGCTGGCCGCCCTGGAGGCGGAGGGCAACACCGTGACCGAGGCGACCGCGGGCATGCTCACCAGCCACCTGATGATGGCGCTCACCCGGCTCCTGAACGGCGAGGCCATCGAGCAGTTCCTCACCGACGACCAGGTCGCCGCCGAACTGGCCGGACACCCCGAGGCCGTCAGCCGCGCCCGTACCGTCGCCGAGCGCGCACAGCGCGAGCTCGGAGCCGCCCTCCCGGAGTCCGAGGTGAACTTCCTGAGCATGCACCTCGCGGTACTGGCGCAGCAGACACCCGCCGCCCCATCCTCCTGA
- the yhfZ gene encoding GntR family transcriptional regulator YhfZ: MNAFDDRFLTRNGLAARQLAVLLLNHEPDTRLPRVRDYAEELGCGNGTVQAALQLLEESGAIRTTARGHLGTFLARSDRSILWRLSGLGTLLAAMPLPYSRRYEGLATGLRGAFEKAGAPFAITFMRGAGARTAALLEGKVDLVVLSRFAADELIAEHPVELVADLGPATYVGAHGMLLRHGVDLDTPGLRVAVDHASEDLRMLVDLVFAGRPDIQLLEASYMQLRDLFAREEVDATVWNLDEVQDRLGFGVDVLPLGDEVTRELSLRNSSAAVIGRTQGAKALAAVRDSLDLSLITSLQREVIEGTRLPSY; encoded by the coding sequence GTGAACGCCTTCGATGACCGCTTCCTCACGCGCAACGGGCTGGCAGCCCGCCAGCTCGCGGTCCTGCTGCTCAACCATGAGCCGGACACGCGGCTGCCCCGGGTGCGGGACTACGCGGAGGAACTGGGCTGCGGAAACGGCACGGTTCAGGCGGCCCTGCAGTTGCTGGAGGAGTCCGGCGCCATCAGGACGACCGCCCGAGGGCACCTCGGCACCTTTCTCGCCCGCTCGGACCGCTCCATACTCTGGCGGCTCTCCGGGCTCGGGACACTGCTGGCCGCGATGCCCCTGCCGTACTCCCGCCGGTACGAGGGCCTCGCCACCGGACTGCGCGGCGCCTTCGAGAAAGCGGGCGCGCCCTTTGCGATCACGTTCATGCGAGGCGCCGGGGCCCGTACCGCCGCCCTGCTCGAAGGCAAGGTCGACCTCGTCGTCCTGTCCCGCTTCGCCGCCGACGAGCTGATCGCCGAGCACCCGGTGGAGCTGGTGGCAGACCTGGGGCCGGCCACCTACGTCGGCGCGCACGGCATGCTCCTGCGCCACGGCGTGGATCTGGACACCCCGGGCCTGCGGGTCGCGGTCGACCACGCGTCGGAGGATCTGCGCATGCTGGTCGACCTGGTCTTCGCCGGGCGCCCGGACATCCAGCTGCTGGAGGCCTCGTACATGCAGCTGCGCGACCTCTTCGCCCGCGAAGAGGTCGACGCCACCGTCTGGAACCTGGACGAGGTGCAGGACCGGCTCGGGTTCGGCGTCGACGTGCTTCCGCTGGGGGACGAGGTCACCCGCGAGCTGTCGCTGCGCAACTCGAGCGCGGCCGTCATCGGCCGGACCCAAGGGGCCAAGGCCCTGGCCGCCGTCCGGGACTCCCTGGATCTCTCACTGATCACCTCGCTCCAGCGCGAGGTGATCGAGGGCACGCGCCTGCCCTCGTACTGA